In Streptacidiphilus sp. P02-A3a, the DNA window TCGACCACCATCAGTGCACCCTGCGAATCAGCCCATTCACCCTGCCCGGCGAAGTGGGCGATCGGCGCGAGGACGCCGTCCGGGCGGGCGTGGCCGGATCGGTAGGCGTCCACCCGCAGGCCCTGCTCGATGTGCAGGTCCAGCTCTGGACGACTCTGCATGCACCGCCGCAGCAACCACATGATGATCGCCCCGCGGTCACCGTCAGGCACTGCCTTCACTCCGATTTTCCCGTTGATGAACTCCAAGGTGACGGTCTCGGGCGTGTGGGCCGCGATCTCCTCGAACTCCTCGACGCTCATCTGTGGACGATGATCAGCTGTGATGCTCATGAGGTCACCCCCCTGCCCCAAGCAGTCTCGATTCGCTCCACGGTATCGCTCTCGCGCGATCAGGGTCCGGTCTACTGCGGAGCATCTCGTCGCGTCGAACTAGCGCGTGCACATCGCCTGCACATGGGAACGGAAAACGACCATGAACAGTGCAAGGTACTGAACACCGAAATCCCAGGTCAGCGGCCTGGGGTGATCATTTGCTCCACGAGTGGCAGGACTTCGCCTCCCACCAGCTCTACTACCTGATGTGGGTCTGACCTGCGGGTTCCCCGTCTCTCGGTGATCACCGGCGGCCGGTCAGCGGACCCTCTGAGCTGAGCTTCTCCTCAAGCGTTCATACCGTCGGTGAACCCGGCCTTGCGCAGGGCCGTGGGGGCCCACCCGCTGCTACGGTCGCTGGCATGACGGTTCCGGTCTCCGGCGGCGCTGCCGTTGATTTGCGGGTTGAGGCGGTCGGCAGCGTCTTGGAGCGTGTC includes these proteins:
- a CDS encoding Uma2 family endonuclease; protein product: MSITADHRPQMSVEEFEEIAAHTPETVTLEFINGKIGVKAVPDGDRGAIIMWLLRRCMQSRPELDLHIEQGLRVDAYRSGHARPDGVLAPIAHFAGQGEWADSQGALMVVEVTSYDPDTDRRDRVEKPAAYAEAGIPVYLLIDRDTCETMVHTEPEGGKYRSIRSDVFGANVVIPGLGITLETEILKQYVR